CAGGTGCGCCGCCGGCCCTCTTCCTCCCTCTCTCTGCTTCGCCGCCGGCCCTTTCCTCCCTCCCGCTCTCTCTGCTGCGCCGCCGACCCCTCTCCTAGCTCGTGCGCGCCGCGTCCCCTCTCCCTCGCTACATCTCCTGCAGAGCCAGCCCTCTCCCTCGCTCCAGATCTTGCGCCGCTGGACCTCCCTCCCTCGATCCATCTCCGGCGCCGCCGGTTTCCATTGTTGCTCATCTCGTACTCTCTCGATATGCAGGATACCAGGAGAAGGCAGGGGTCtagggcggcactccggcgcgGCGGCAGAGGGAATCAGACCCTCCTCTCCTCAAGGTatgaaccctcttcctcccccctTGTATATGCTGCTGTCCAGtacattttttgctcaacttgcTGCTGTCCAGTACACGTTTTTGTTCAAATTGCTGCTGTCCAATACATGATTTTGTTCAAATTGCTGCTGTCCAATACATGATTTTGTTCAAATTGCTGCTGTCCAGTACATATTTGCAATCTATGGTGATGTGTAATATTTTTGATAGCCTCTCCCTCCTCGCCGCCTCCTTCAACCGCCTCCTCTCATCTCACGGAAACAAACAGGGGAAAACCAACCAGAGAGCTTCACCCAGCGCGCGATGGGGAAGAAGAAAGAGCGGTCAGTGAATGTGTCGGGCAAGCCCCGTCACTCTCTCGACGTCAACCGCCCCAATGACAAGAAGggtgctggcggcggcggcgccgccggcgGGAGCCGGTCCGCGGCCACGGTGCGGCGGCTCAAGATGTACAAACTAAGGCCCATGAGGGACCGCGGTGGGAAGATCGTCAAGCACGACCTCCAGTCCAAGGAGCTCCCCAACACCCGCATCGAGCCTGACCGCCGGTGGTTCGGTGAGCAAATCCCCCTACCTCTCTGTTTGTTTTTCTAGTTGCGCACTTGATCGATGCCCTTAAGATACGAGGGCAGGTAATTACGTTGCTGTTGATTTGGATCAAGTAGGGATGTGTACACTTTTACAGCGTGTTTGGTAGATTAAGGGAAAGGGAATGGGAATTTATGAGAGGGAGTTGTCTGAGGGATTAGACTTGGGAAGTGAACTATTAGTCCCAATCCCATGTTTGCTGTGGTCTTGGAAATAATTTGTGGaataattatcatgaacaaaggaAAAGGAAGGGGACACGTAAATGATGAAACCAATCTGTAACATGTGAAGCcaggaaaaaaatttgaaaggaAAATTGATCTGCATCGGTTTGTAAATGGAAAGATAAAGAATCAAACTCTGTTGCTAGCAAAATCTGAATGTATGTATTGAAAAAACAGATGGGATGCAACTTGCTGCTTGGCTGAGATGTACTCGTGCCTGGCGTTGCATCTACAGATTAGGGAGCAGTTAGCTCGCCGATTTATTTGGAGGAAAAATGATACTGCCGCAACTATTTAGTTAGGATTCCTGTAGAGCTTTTTCTTTCGCTACGTGAGCTGGGCCAACAAATCTGCAACAATTTTTCTTAAACATCAACTCCCATTCCTTCGTTGAATTACCAGGGCCCCCCTAGGGAAGAGATCGATGGGAGTTGGGCCTACTAATTCCCTTGCCACTTCCCTTCTTAATTCCCAAGTCCCTGATCCAATCAAGAGATTTTATGTCTCACCCATCTGAAACTCCCATTCCCTAGCTCCAACCCCCCCAATCAAACGTGCTGTTAGGAGCAGTCGGGAGCTTGATAGATGTACGAGGAGAGCAGAGAAGATGTTATGGTTTCATTTTTGTATCCAGTTAGTAGTGTAGCAATTACCATGCCTAAAGCTCTTTTGCTGATTAGAGTCTGTCTGAGTACTGATTGGCTCAAGTAATTGCTAAGACACAGTACATATAGTGAACTTGGTGGGTGATACATCAGATCGTCTACATAACAGTTGGTAAATTCAAACTTTGTTATGAtgtatgctggattgaatttgtTATACTGTCACAGGATGTGCAGTGCAGATGATTGACGATTAAATTTGTATACGAATTTATTCCATTATAAGCCTGGTGGTGTAACAGTGAATGTTGATTGTATTATTCTGCCTCTTTGGTTATCACAGGAAATACACGAGTTATCAATCAGAAAGAACTTGAATATTTCAGGCAAGAACTCCAGGCACGGCTTACAAATAACTACAGTGTGTTACTGAAATCTAAACAGCTGCCACTATCGCTTTTGCAGGATCATCAGAAGGTAAACACTTATGTATACTTCTATCATCCTGACATTGATTTTGCACGTGCAGCTCATGGAGTATTAGTGTATGTGACTGACACTATTTTGCTGAAACTAGTGTTTAACTTAATTACTTGTACTCCTGGGTTCAATTTTATTTTTGGTTAAATAGCTTGGAACCTTCCACATTATTGTGAAGTATCATATTGTAATATGATTTTTCTACTCACATATGTTCGCTCATGTTGATTATACAGCAAGCTCGTGCACATCTTCTTGACACTGAGCCTTTTGAGCATGCCTTTGGACCAAAGGGCAAGCGTAAACGACCAAAACTATCCAGTCTTGATTATGAATCTCTAATAAAGAAAGCTGATGATTCTCAAGGTACGAGTCAGAGCAATTAGCTTTAAGATTGGTCTCCAGTTCTGGAGCTAGAGCCGAATATGTCATTCAACTTTGCATGCATATTACAAAGAAATCTGGCCTACTGGCTGTTCATCTGCTACTGTATATGACAAAGAATAAGTGTGTCAGTCTTAAGAAGTTCCATATAATTTTCTAAAGTAATATTTAATTGCATGAAGTTGCATGTATTATTTGTCAAGGATAGCTGTGTATCTTGGTAAACTTTTATTTTGTGCTTTTTAGATGCGTTTGAGGAAAAACATGCTTCATCAAAGTTGCCAaaggatgaagaggaagatggCTTAAGGGATCTAGTCAGGCATAATATGTTTGAGAAGGGACAAAGCAAAAGAATTTGGGGTGAACTTTATAAAGTTCTTGACTCTTCAGATGTTGTTGTGCAGGTCAGTGTTACACAATGTGGTGACCCCATCAGAGTTACTCTTCACTATGTAATCAATAGAATTTCTGTGCATGTAGGTATTGTTTTAAATTAGTATCTGTATATATTGATTGCTTAAATTGTTATTTCTTCCACAGGTGTTGGATGCCAGGGATCCAATGGGCACGAGATGCTACCATCTGGAGAAACATCTGAAGGAGAATGCCAAGCACAAACACCTGGTATTCTTACTAAATAAGGTATCATTTTAAGTTGTGCTCTTAGTGCAAATGTTGATTGTTTACCTGTTGCAATGCATTACAACACAATGATGATTGGGCACATTTCATTTGTTGTTCAGTGTGATCTAATACCTGCTTGGGCAACAAAAGGGTGGTTGCGTACTCTATCGAGGGACTATCCCACCCTAGCATTCCATGCAAGCATCAACAAGTCATTTGGAAAAGTAAGTGAGTTTTTTTTTATATTGTGTTATGATTGTTGTGCTCCTTTATAGTGTGCACTTATACTTTTGAACCACTTCCAGGGATCTCTTCTTTCAGTATTAAGGCAGTTTGCCCGTTTGAGGAGTGACAAGCAAGCCATATCTGTTGGATTTGTTGGATATCCCAACGTTGGGAAGTCCTCAGTTATCAACACATTACGCTCCAAGACTGTAATTGTCTTTTCTTTCTTGTCCTTTAGATGACAAAATTTTTAGGAAAAATTTCTGATGA
The sequence above is a segment of the Aegilops tauschii subsp. strangulata cultivar AL8/78 chromosome 6, Aet v6.0, whole genome shotgun sequence genome. Coding sequences within it:
- the LOC109784781 gene encoding nuclear/nucleolar GTPase 2, whose protein sequence is MGKKKERSVNVSGKPRHSLDVNRPNDKKGAGGGGAAGGSRSAATVRRLKMYKLRPMRDRGGKIVKHDLQSKELPNTRIEPDRRWFGNTRVINQKELEYFRQELQARLTNNYSVLLKSKQLPLSLLQDHQKQARAHLLDTEPFEHAFGPKGKRKRPKLSSLDYESLIKKADDSQDAFEEKHASSKLPKDEEEDGLRDLVRHNMFEKGQSKRIWGELYKVLDSSDVVVQVLDARDPMGTRCYHLEKHLKENAKHKHLVFLLNKCDLIPAWATKGWLRTLSRDYPTLAFHASINKSFGKGSLLSVLRQFARLRSDKQAISVGFVGYPNVGKSSVINTLRSKTVCKVAPIPGETKVWQYITMTKRIFLIDCPGVVYQNNDTETDVVLKGVVRVTNLDDASEHIGEVLRRVKKEHLQRAYKIQDWADDNDFLVQLSKMSGKLLKGGEPDLTTAAKMVLHDWQRGKIPFFVPPPQQNEDGPSKITEPVEGSGEEVVSSDRAAAAMKAIAGIISSQQTMNVPCQKELGRNGEDSELPEQSDLLVKD